The Rhinoderma darwinii isolate aRhiDar2 chromosome 9, aRhiDar2.hap1, whole genome shotgun sequence sequence CTTATAGATTCTGAAGAAATTCAACTGAACATCTTTACGTGGTTTCATTCCAAGGTCTTGCACCAGGACACAGTCCAGTAGGTGCCGCACACCATACAAGTGTCTctctccctgtacatagtgtcttaTGTGTGGCGTCTCTTCCTCACTGCTGCCACCTGTCCTCTCCAGGCTCCGGTGTCTGTTTCCGGAGATTTTGCCTCATACAGCGGGGGCAGCTTGTAGagttgtcataatagcagtccctgggatagaaaataaaataagcaaaaaaagtAGTATTATATTTTATAGCTTCTCTAGAAGATTACCTGTACATAAAACGTAGACGCAGAACAAACAGGAGGCAAATTCATGCAGCCTGAAAACTGACAGAAAATGAGATCTGACGATCAGAGGTAAAAATGAAGCATTCACCATCATAAAAATCCCATCTGAATCAATTTTGGGATGTTCAGATACAAtgaccagtgtgaacagagccttagcatgGTGTAAAGAATCTCACCTGTGGAACACGGCAGCACAATCCTGGCACACAGATGTGTGACTATCAAATGGGAACAAAATGTCTCCTTCCTTGCACAGTTCACACACAAAGCCCTTAGCCTGGCAGCGCTGCAAATATAAAGATTACACATGAACACAGCAGCACACTCACATCATTTTAAGCAACATCTTTAGATGCGGAAGAGCTAAACCAGTGGTCATCAACCTTCAGCACTCTAGctattgtaaaactacaactctcagcatgcagTGACAGctaaaaggctttattattccagccaaaggatgtcagggcatgctggaaattgtagttttacaacagctggagtacCAAAGGTTGCGGACCCCTGATCCAAACCTCCCCCAGAGTATcgagatagatgataaatgttagGCAGGTGCGAGCCCGCCAAGATAGGCCGGGTGAGGAGAAGTTGTATGGAACAGTGGCTGAGCATGTGTTAATGTGTTACTCCATACAACTCTATGGAAGATAGTAAAACAGCGGAGGGAGCACATTTCAGCAATTGTCGGGGTCCCAGCAAGTGGGACCCTCACCGTtctaacatttatcatctatacTATAGATAGGTGATACATTTTATTAGTGGGAATATCCcactaaagggttattcccatctcaagtGAATCCACTATTTCTGACAATGTAGGGGCCACATCGCTGTTTTTCAAATGAAAGGAGTTGTGCTGAAGTTCCCTTCGCAGCGGCAGGCCGGGAGCGCCGCTGTGAAGGGATATCGTTAAAAGGGATGCAGCACTAAACCAGCGCCGCAGCCCCTTTATACTCATAATCGgcagggacccacacctatcagaaAGTAACGGCTTATCCTAATGATTTGCCATTATTTCAtaagatgagaaaacccctttaaggatatgtAAATCTGGCCACTTCTAGTTTAGAAACTGATGATGTTCATCTCAGAAGAAATAATTGAAgtcataagaaaaaaataaataaaatccaacCTGTCTAATTCATTTAACCTCAACATCAGGTTGGGTGCGGATCTGgtagtttaaagggtaactaatcttttaaaaaaaacttttgacatgtcatagtgacctgtcagaaggtttgatcggtgggggtccgagcactgagacctccaccgatcgctaaaccTAAGCGGCAGAAGTACTCCGGTAATCGAaagatttttcacatttttgtttCACTTTGAGACCAACCtcaaaaaactacattttattggccTACCCACCTCACAGTCCAGCTTAATGTGCTTGGCAAACATGGTGTGTATGTCTGTGAGGGAGGCACCCAGCCGTCCGCTGCTAACATCCAGAAGATCCTGCAGGGAATACATGTCATCGTTCTCCACAAAATGCTGGCGATCCTGTAGCTGTACAAAGAACACATTAACTAACAAAAATCACATCCAATCAGAAGTTATTTGTAGAGTAAATCCAATCCTGACCTGCAGCAGCAATCGGGCCTCCATAGCTTCTTTGCAAGTGATGAAGTACGGCTTCATGAGGAGGATATCCTGACGTAACTTCTAATAAAGAGACAAgacggcaaaaaaaaacaaaaaaaaaacttttacattCTGTAAATTACATTCATATACAATGCATACCTggatatagaagaaaaaaaataatatatataaactgTATTCAGGGTCTGACCAGCTCTTACCCGAATCTCTACCAGCTCTTCCACATAGTTAAACAGCAAAGGGTTAATTTCCCGCAGCTTGAGCACTGGACGGCCCAGCATCAGGGAAAGATACCGCATACTACAGCGAGACACCTGCAAGTGGAGACCGCATATTAGGTTTAAATTCACTCATCTCGGCCTCCAACGCAAATGCGAAATAGGTCTCGTTCATAAGTCCGTAAacgaaaaaaaagtcaaaacgaGGGGCTACGATGTTCCGAAAAACCCTTTTGGCACCGCTCAGTGGAAATGCAGTATCCCATGGGGATCCTTCATGTTCTGACATATCAAGATACTTTTAGATGACTTGTCCCTTTATAACGTGGTTAAGTACCCTGACTGGGGACACAACATATGAGGAATGAGCAGGATTCACACATTGTATGGGATATATAGACAACGCTTCTTAGTCCAGACATACTGCAATGGGTATAAAGTCAGTATTGCCCTGATCCATTGTCGCACTTGCTTTACCAGCATTAGGAGATATTTGCTAATTTGTCTGGTAGAAACTTAGAAATGCTGCCCACACACATGGCAGTGGCGCAGCCAAGAACCGATCAGAAAAACACACTGAACccatgtgcttcacctgtacaaAAAAACGCTACGTGAATGGGCAAAACGCTACGTGAATGGGCACCCAAACACCTACAAAGAAAATTTTTTCAACTGATATAACAGATTGGCAGACACTAGATTGATCCAAATGAATGAATTAGCAACATAATTTAAAGCTTACCATCGTTTTATCCATCCTCGACATTGAGACATGGCAGAAGATGGTGTCAGTGGGGGGGCTGTGAGCAGGGACCCCCTCTATTGTGAAAAATGAAGGGTACCCTATTTCCTCATGATTGAGTTAGCTTGATGACATCCATATTACTCAACAGCTATGAAACGTGAACATGCATAAGGCATGGCAGGGCGTCCCAGGACACCAGGAAGTACCAGCTGGCATACTACCATCTATGCTCTTCTGCCATGCCTCAATAACATGGCAAGAGACAGATAAAAATGGCAGCGGAAAGCTCGACTGCGctatcaaaacaacagaaccctgtcacaacggtgacaaacggaaacctttagcaacgtttccgtcaccattgagatcaatggtaaggGAAACAGAAGCTTAGGTTTACGTTTGGCTTTCCATTGATGGGCtcccccgatggaaacctcagacataacccctcaacagaagggaaacggtgatgtgaacaggcccttaggaaaCATCAGCACAATCAATACCTGAACAGAGACTACACAAAAAAAAGTCATCAGTTCTACAGACCCCATAATGAAGAATCCCTTTACCTTTTCCAcc is a genomic window containing:
- the LOC142661219 gene encoding differentially expressed in FDCP 8 homolog — its product is MCMMLGGRVAEQIFFGRITTGAQDDLKKVTQTAYAQIVTFGMSKKLGQVSFDLGRQGEMIADRPYSEATAELIDQEARDLIHSAYERTVELITQCREQVEKVSRCSMRYLSLMLGRPVLKLREINPLLFNYVEELVEIRKLRQDILLMKPYFITCKEAMEARLLLQLQDRQHFVENDDMYSLQDLLDVSSGRLGASLTDIHTMFAKHIKLDCERCQAKGFVCELCKEGDILFPFDSHTSVCQDCAAVFHRDCYYDNSTSCPRCMRQNLRKQTPEPGEDRWQQ